The nucleotide window acaGCCTGGCTGGCCCAGGGACAGTGGGCACCCggccgccccacggccccccaccccagacGGCGGACACGGGGGGAcggccccccaccccggcacACAGACACGGGGGGacggcccccccacccccggcacGTGGACACGGGGGGAcggccccccaccccagcccgcggcCCCCACCACCCTGGCCCGCGGACACCGGGGGGAcggccccccaccccggcacACAGACACGGGGGGGAcggccccccaccccggcccgcAGACCCCCACCCTGGCCTGCGGACACGGGGGGacagccccccaccccggcacACAGACACGGGGGGAtggccccccaccccagcccacggacacgggggggacggcccccccaccccagcacgtGGACACGGGGGGGACGGCCCCCCCACCCTGGCCTGCGGACATGGGGGTCGGCCCCCCCACCCTGGCCCGCGGACACGGGGGGAcggccccccaccccggcccgcGGCCCCCCACCCTGGCCCGCAGACACGGGGGCAtggccccccaccccggcccgcAGACCCCCACCCTGGCCTGCGGACACGGGGGGGacggcccccccaccccagcacacaggacatggggggacagccccccacccctggcCCACGGACATGGGTGGGTCGGCCCCCCACCCTGGTCCGTGGACACGGGGGGAcggccccccaccccagcacacaGACATGGGGGGGACAGCCCCCCACCCTGGCCCGCGGACATGGGGGTCGGCCCCCCACCCTGGTCCGTGGACACGGGGGGAcggccccccaccccggccccgcggcccccccaccctggcctgcggacacggggggacagcccccccacccccggcccgTGGACACGGGGGACGGCacagctgccccccccccaatacccctggggtgcgcggggctggggcgggggggctggggctggttcccccctccccgtgtccccccacgCCGCGCCCCCTCACCACCACCGTGCCCCCCGATGCCGCCGGTGCGGCCGCGACGCCGATTCGGGGNNNNNNNNNNNNNNNNNNNNNNNNNNNNNNNNNNNNNNNNNNNNNNNNNNNNNNNNNNNNNNNNNNNNNNNNNNNNNNNNNNNNNNNNNNNNNNNNNNNNNNNNNNNNNNNNNNNNNNNNNNNNNNNNNNNNNNNNNNNNNNNNNNNNNNNNNNNNNNNNNNNNNNNNNNNNNNNNNNNNNNNNNNNNNNNNNNNNNNNNGGGCACCTGGGTGCAGTGGGGggattgggggtgggggggcacttGGGTGCAGTGGGGGattgggggttggggggggggcacctgGGTGCAGGGCGGggattgggggggtgggggggcacttgggtgcaggggggggtattggggggtgggggggcattGGGTGCAGGGGgtattggggtgggggggcacctgggtgcagggggggattgggggtgggggggcattGGGTGCAGGGGgtattggggtggggggggcattGGGTGCagcagggggattggggggtgggggagggcaCCGGAGTGGGTGCTGCTGAGATCCCCCCAGTGCCCACCACcggcccctgctcccccccctcGAGGGCCGTGGACACCCATGGGCCCCGTCCCGGTGCCCGTCCCCGTGCCAGggtgccgcagcccccgccccatCCCTCCCGCAGGCCCGGAGATCCCGCTCTCCAGCTACCCCCCCGcgggcccccccagcccccttccCCATGGACCCCAaagccggccccgcgcccccccagcccggcttCGCCCCCATGGCCATGTAcccgccgggccggccccgccgcccagTACCCGCTGTACCCCTCCGGCCCCCCCGTCTACAACCCCACAGGTGAGCACCGcggggggatggggacccccccccccattcccgGGGGGCACGGTGGCCTTGCGGGGGCTGACACCCCgtcccgctccccccccgcagcacccccgcCCTACgtcccggcacagcccagctaCCCGGGAGCCTGAGCGCCCGTGGGGACCCCGGCACCCTCCTCCTGCCGCCGGCCAGCGGGGGCCACGCCGGGGACCCTCGCCCCCCCCGCCACGGGGCCGGGAGGGTGCAGCGGCCGTGGCCGGATCAGGCCCTTCCCGGCCGTCCCGGGGATGACCCCGTGCcggcagcacagggcagcccttGTCCTGCACACTGAGCCCTTTGTGGGTGCCTCCGCCCCGGCCGCGGGTGCCAACGGCCCCGTTGCACCCATGAcggggggtgcccagggagagGGGGGTCCCCCCGAGGGCCAATGCATCGCTGCACCCCTGCACGCCCGCGTCCGGAATCGGCCCCGGCTCTTTCCCCCCGGGGTTGGCATTAAACCACGTCTTGTGCCCCACACCCGGTGTCGGCGTTGGTGTCGGCGTTGGTGTCGGCGTTGGCGTCGGCGTTGGCGTTGGCGTCGGCGTTGGCGTTGGTGTCGGCGTTGGCGTTGGTGTCGGCGTTGGTGTCGGCGTCGGTGTCGGCATCGGCGTCGGCATTGGCGTTGGTGTTGGCGTTGGTGTCGGCGTCGGCATCGGCGTTGGTGTCGGCGTTGGCGTTGGTGTCGGCATCGGTGTCGGCATCGGTGTCGGCATTGGCGTTGGCGTTGGCGTTGGTGTCGGCGTTGGCGTTGGTGTCGGCGTCGTCTCAGTGGCTCTgcgccgggcggggggcacagccccgCACCCCTCCCTGGGGAGCTGTAAGTGGGGGGGGGGCCGTGACTTCCCCCGCTTCCGCTCCCAGGGCTCCTCCATCCAAAAATTAGGTCGGGACGGGTAATTCCCACCAAAGCAGCCATTGGGATGAGCCAGCCCGGGAGCGCTGCttgcccgcccagccccgctgcaCAAAATTGGGGTGTGGAACCACCCCCAGCGGTGTTTTggggcagaaagcagcaaattcGGCCCCGGGATGGGGGCTGCGGGTGTGAGGCCGGTTCCTCCAtccgtccccccccgccccgaatcGCCGGAGCCAGGACCCGTCTCCCTTCGCAGCCGGCGGCGAGGAACAGGCGCCGCGGAGCGTGATTCACCCCGGCTATTTTGGACGGTTTTGGACGGCTGCTCCCGGGGTGATTcattccgccccccccccggcaccgtCACCATCACCAGGAGGGGGTGTCCAGCCACTGGCTAAATTTGGGACCGCCGAGTCCATCGCTCCCGGCGGGGGGAAAAGCCACGCAGACCCCCGGGGGCAAACCGCTGCCCCGTCTCCCAGGGGACCGGGGGTCCCAGCATCCCCTCgcccccaaaaaccccacaacgagcccggggaggggggagccggggcggggggcagctcTGAGTTTTATTTAAgtgggatggaggggaaaaaaataataataaaaataataaaagaagcaAGGCGGGcgctggggggcggggggaactGTCCCCAGGGCggtccccgccggcggcgggcgcaCACAGCCAGCTGCGTGGGGGGTCAGGGTTTGGGGACCGCCTGCTCCCGGAGGTAGAGGTCACGGATTTCGGCCAGGCTGCGGCTGAGGCCGCCCAGCGCCTGGGCGATGACGCGCAGGACGGAGGTGGTCTCCCGGCGGCTCTCGGCGTATTCCCGGCGGAAAGCTCGCATCTCCTGCACCAGCCGTTCGTTAGACTGGACGATGCGTTTTTCGGCCGGGGTGAGCTGGGTGCAGTCGGGTGCCCCATCCGACAGCCCCGTCGTCCCGGGGGGGCCCGGTTCGCCCGCGCCGCAGTTATTGAGATGCTCGGCCTCTTGCTCGAAGAGGATGCTCGGGAAATCGGAGCCCAACGGCTCCTGCTGCCCGCCCAGGTCGCCGAGGGAGAGttcggggggcgcggggcgcggggggctccggctccagccctcgcacAGCTCGCCGGGCGGGGCGGGtgccggcacggggcagccGGCGCTCGGCGCCGCGGCAGGGGATGCTGTCGGCGGCCGGGTCGTGGAAGGGCTCGGTCTTCACCTCCACCGGCTCCTCCTTCACCGGCTCCTCCTTGACGCCTGCGGGATGGACGGAGAGCGCGGGGCAGCTGGCGGGACCCCCCGTCTCCCCAGCGCCCCACGGACCGAGCAACCCGACCCCCTTCTGCCTCTGCTTGCCCCGTGCCCctcgtccccatccctgtgctccCGCGTCCCCTGGCCTGCACCCGCTCCCGGTCCCATCTGTACGCACGGACCCCCGGCGCCCCGTGCCCCTCGCCGTGGTCCAGCCCCATCCCGTGCCCCTTGTCCCTCTCCTGGCCCCGGTACTCCCGTATCCCGGTCCTCAGTGCGGTCCCTGCATGGCCCCAGTACCCCCACACCCCTGTCCTGGTCCCCAGATGTCCCTGTCCTGGTCCTggtccccccatgtccctgtcctggTCCCAGTACCCCTGTGCCCCTTCTCCCTGTCCTAATCCCAGCTGCCCATGTCCCTGACCTGATCCTGGTAtcctcctgtccccatcccagtgccgCTGTCCCTTGTCCCTGTCCTGGTCCCAGTACCCCTGTGCCCCTTGTCCCTGTCCTGGTCCTgtccatgtccctgtccctgtcccaaTCCCACCATGTCCCTGTCCTGTTCCCAGCCCCCTCTCATCCTTGTCCTGGTCCCAGTACCCCTGTGCCCCTTCTCCCTGTCCTGGTCCTgtccatgtccctgtccctgtcccaaTCCCACCATGTCCCTGTCCTGTTCCCAGCCCCCTCTCATCCTTGTCCTGGTCCCAGTACCCCTGTGCCCCTTCTCCCTGTCCTGGTCCTgtccatgtccctgtccctgtcccaaTCCCACCATGTCCCTGTCCTGTTCCCAGCCCCCTCTCATCCTTGTCCTGGTCCTgtccatgtccctgtccctgtcccaaTCCCACCATGTCCCTGTCCTGTTCCCAGCCCCCTCTCATCCTTGTCCTGGTCCTgtccatgtccctgtccctgtcccaaTCCCACCATGTCCCTGTCCTGTTCCCAGCCCCCTCTCATCCTTGTCCTGGTCCTgtccatgtccctgtccctgtcccaaTCCCACCATGTCCCTGTCCTGTTCCCAGCCCCCTCTCATCCTTGTCCTGGTCCCAGTACCCCTGTGCCCCTTCTCCCTGTCCTAATCCCAGCTGCCCATGTCCCTGACCTGATCCTGGTAtcctcctgtccccatcccagtgccgCTGTCCCTTGTCCCTGCCCTGGTCCATGTCCCCCCCACGCCCCTGTCCCAGTCCCGGTCCTGCTCTCAGTCCCCTCCTGTTGCTGTCCCGGTGCCAGTCCCTGTCCTGGCCCAGGTCCCCCCACGTCCCTGACCGGCTCTGGGTGCTCCTGTCCTGGTCCCAGTAcccctgctgctgtccctgtcTCCTGTGTCCCTGGCCCAGGTCCCCCCACATCCCTtttcccccccatgtccctgtcccagtCCTCCATGTCCCTGTCCTCCTCCCCTGTGTCTatgtcccctccctgtccctgccccccgtccctgtcccgatcctccctgtccctgccccagtcCCTCCACGTCCCTGTCCTGGTCCCACCGCCCTTGTCCCGGtttccccatgtccctgtcccagtcccccatgtccctgtcccagcccccCCATGTCTGTGTCTCCATCCCagtccccccacgtccccatcctggtcccctgtgtccctgccccagccctccaCATCCCTGTCCCGTTCCCCTGTGTGTCCTGGTCCCCCCACATCCTGGTCcttgtcccccatgtccctgcccctgccccagtccCCCCCCATACCTGTCCTAGTGCCCCCCTGTCCCGGTACCCTGCGTCCCCACCTTGGGCCCCTGTATCCATGTCCTGGTCCCCCATGTCATGGTCCCAATGTCCCTGTCCCAGTCCCTCCACACACCCGTCCTGGTCCCAGCACCTTGGTCCTGCCCCCGCCCCATCCTGCTCCCGGTCTCGGGTGTCCCTGTCCCGGTCCCCCATGTCCTGGTCCCGgtcccccgtgtccctgccccagTCCTCCATCTCCCTGTCCCTCTCCTGTGTGTCAGTGTCCCACGcacctgtccccatcccccgtACCCCAGTCGTCCCCCCCACCTGTCCCCCGTGTCCATGTCCCGGTCCCCCCACGCACTGTCCCCCGGTGTCCATGTCCCggtccccctgtcccctgtgtccGTGTCCATGTCCTGGTCCCCCCCTGCACCTGTCCCCATACACCGTGTCCGTGTCCTAGTCCCCCTGTCCGTGTCCTGGTCCCACCACGcacctgtccccatcccccatGTCTGTGTCCCGGTCCCCccgtcccctgtccccacgtCCTGGTCCTCCCCCGCACTTGCCCCCCCGTGTCCATGTCCCGGTCCCACCACAcacctgtccctgtccccatcccccgtGTTCGTGTCCTGGTCCCCCCCCACCCGTCCCTGCCCCCCGTGTCCATGTCCCGGTCCTCCCACGcacctgtccctgtccccctgtccatGTCCCGGACCCCCACACACCTGTCCCCGTGTCTATGTCCTGGCCCCCCCAcacctgtccccatcccccgtGTCCATGTTCAAGTCCCCCATGTCTGTGTCCCGGTGCCCCAcacctgtccccatcccccgtGTCCATGTCCTGGTCCTCCCACgcacctgtccctgccccccCGTCCATGTCCCGGACCCCCACgcacctgtccctgccccccccTGTCCATGTCCCGGACCCCCACgcacctgtccctgccccccccTGTCCATGTCCCGGACCCCCACgcacctgtccctgccccccCGTCCATGTCCCGGACCCCCACgcacctgtccctgcccccccccgtcCATGTCCCGGACCCCCACGCACCTGTCCCCATGTCTATGTCCTGGCCCCCCAcacctgtccccatcccccgtGTCCATGTCCTGGTCCCCCCACGCACCTGTCTCCGTCCCCCGTGTCCGTGTTCcagtcccccccatcccccgtGCCCATGTCCTGGTGCCCCCCCAcacctgtccccatcccccgtGTCTATGTCCCGGCCCCCCCATGCACCTGTCCCTGTCCCTTGTGTCCGTGTTCccgtccccctgtcccccatccccatgaCCCGGTCCTCCCCCacctgtccccgtccctgtccccgtccccatgtccccgtcccccgtGTCCGTGTTCcagtcccccccatcccccgtccccatgtcccggTCCCCCCACGcacctgtccctgtccctcGTGTCCGTGTTCCAGTCCCCGCCGTCCTCGTCCCCATGTCCCGGTCCCCCCCCCacccgtccctgtccccgtccctgtgtccccgtccccccccacctgtccccgtccccgtgtcTATGTCCCGGTCCCCCCcacctgtccccatcccctgtccccgtgtcccgGTCCCCCCACGCACCTCTCCCCGTCCCTGTGCCCGTGTCCCGGTCCCCCCcatctgtccctgtcccccgtGCCCGTGTCCCGGTCCCCCCCCacctgtccccgtccccatgtcccggTCCCCCCcacctgtccccatcccccgtccccatgtcccggtccccccccacctgtccccgtcccccgtccccatgtcccggTCCCCCCcacctgtccccatcccccgtGCCCGTGTCCCGGTCCCCCCcacctgtccccatcccccgtccccgtgtcccggtccccccccacctgtccccatcccccgtCCCCGTGTCCCGGTCCCCCCcacctgtccctgtcccccgtGTCTATGTCCCGGTCCCCCCCCacctgtccccgtcccccgtccccatgtcccggTCCCCCCcacctgtccccatcccccgtCCCCGTGTCCCGGTCCCCCCcacctgtccccatcccccgtCCCCGTGTCCCGGTCCCCCCCacctgtccccgtcccccgtccccatgtcccggTCCCCCCcacctgtccctgtcccccgtccccatgtcccggtccccccccacctgtccccatcccccgtCCCCGTGTCCCGGTCCCCCCCacctgtccccgtccccgtgtcccggtccccccccacccgtccccgtcccctgtcccggtccccccccgcccccctcccgccccgcgcACCCACCGtgcggcgccccccccccggcgccgggGAGCTGCCGGTCggtgccggcggggccgcgctgTCCCCAGCCGGGAGCGGGCCCGGGGCCGAGctccggcgggccggggccggatCCGTTGCCGCCGCCGTTGCCGGCTCGGCCGGCGGCCCGAGCGGCCGGTGCCTGCCTCTCCTGCCGGTGCCGGGTGATCTTGTCGTTGGCGCGGCGGCGCAGCCCCCGCCAGCGGTTCTTCACCTCGCCGATGTCGCGCTGGTTGCGGCCGGCGGCGTTGATCTTGTTGGTGATGCGCCACCAGATCTTCTGCTTCTCGTAGGCGTTGACGGTGCTGGCGGCGGCGCCGAAGAGCAGCTGCTCGTACTTGAGCACCTCGCTCATCAGGATGTCGATCTCCTGCAGCGTGAAGTTCGGCTTCCGCTTCagcagcccccgccgcgccccgccgccgcccgccgccatgctcccggccgccgccgcctccccctcatggcgccgccccgccgcccatcgccccgccgccgcgccttttgtccgccgccggccccgccgcaccgAGCGCCCGGCCCAGCGGAGCCGATGGGCgccgggcggagcggagcggagcggagcggagcggggcgggggcgccgccggcaccgcgccccctgccggccgccgccgcgcagcagccgccccgccgctcccccggtGCCGCCCCCTGCCGCGAGACACCGGCCCCGCTGCTTATGGCGCCCCCTGctgggccccgccgcgccccggtGCCGCCCCCTGCCGCGAGACACCGGCCCCGCTGCTTAtggcgccccctgccggccgccgccgcgcaaCGGCCGCCCCGCTGCTTAtggcgccccctgccggccgccgccgcgcaaCAGCCGCCCCGCTCCTTATGGCGCCCCctgccgggccccgccggccgccgccgcccgccccccggtTCGCTCCGCTAGcgcgccccctgccggccgcCGGCGGTCAGGCGCCGGGGGTGGCCCCGTGCCCGGATGGCGGCTGCTCGGGTTGGGCCGTGCCCGTGgcgccgggcgcggggcggcccgggggtgCCCGGTTTGGGCGTGCccggtttgggggggtcccggtagccccggggtgggggggttcgGGTtgccggggcggcccggggctgcccggtttgggggtgcccggtttgggggggtcccggtagccccggggtgggggggttcgGGTtgccggggcggcccgggggtgCCCGGTTTGGGCGTG belongs to Pelecanus crispus isolate bPelCri1 chromosome 17, bPelCri1.pri, whole genome shotgun sequence and includes:
- the MYPOP gene encoding LOW QUALITY PROTEIN: myb-related transcription factor, partner of profilin (The sequence of the model RefSeq protein was modified relative to this genomic sequence to represent the inferred CDS: deleted 1 base in 1 codon); translated protein: MAAGGGGARRGLLKRKPNFTLQEIDILMSEVLKYEQLLFGAAASTVNAYEKQKIWWRITNKINAAGRNQRDIGEVKNRWRGLRRRANDKITRHRQERQAPAARAAGRAGNGGGNGSGPGPPELGPGPAPGWGQRGPAGTDRQLPGAGGGAPHGVKEEPVKEEPVEVKTEPFHDPAADSIPCRGAERRLPRAGTRPPGELCEGWSRSPPRPAPPELSLGDLGGQQEPLGSDFPSILFEQEAEHLNNCGAGEPGPPGTTGLSDGAPDCTQLTPAEKRIVQSNERLVQEMRAFRREYAESRRETTSVLRVIAQALGGLSRSLAEIRDLYLREQAVPKP